One window from the genome of candidate division KSB1 bacterium encodes:
- a CDS encoding class I SAM-dependent methyltransferase — translation MRANEYSAMFQAESEHCWYKSLRDEVAECIALHAKEKPAAAEIKLLDVGCGTGGMMLRLQEQFKQINGCGMDFYELPLQFAKKVTRWPLVQADAKQLPFQPGSFDIILCLDVLYTREVFPALDAVLGDTRRLLAPGGMLILQVPAFKALYSQHDVNVHGAHRFTAREIREALQRAGFSRINVYYRYNLFLGLAFILRKIIKRSDTSSHVVPPPALINFLFYKYLKLESSVNKLLKFPFGLSVFANAYRCALTLLAEDWPVFLIF, via the coding sequence ATGCGCGCCAACGAATATTCGGCAATGTTTCAGGCCGAAAGCGAGCATTGCTGGTATAAAAGCCTTCGGGATGAAGTCGCGGAGTGCATCGCGCTTCATGCCAAGGAAAAACCGGCAGCCGCTGAAATCAAGCTGCTTGACGTCGGCTGCGGCACCGGCGGCATGATGCTGCGCTTGCAAGAGCAATTCAAACAAATCAACGGCTGTGGGATGGATTTTTACGAGCTGCCTTTGCAATTTGCAAAAAAAGTTACTCGGTGGCCTTTAGTTCAAGCCGACGCCAAGCAATTGCCCTTTCAGCCTGGCTCGTTCGATATCATTCTGTGCCTGGATGTTCTTTATACCCGCGAGGTTTTTCCGGCGCTTGACGCGGTGCTCGGCGACACCCGGCGGCTTCTCGCCCCCGGCGGCATGCTCATTTTACAAGTACCGGCGTTCAAAGCGCTCTACAGCCAGCATGATGTCAACGTACACGGCGCGCACCGGTTTACCGCCAGGGAAATCCGCGAGGCTTTGCAACGCGCCGGCTTCAGCCGCATCAATGTGTATTATCGTTATAATCTTTTTCTCGGCCTGGCGTTTATTCTCAGAAAAATTATTAAAAGAAGCGACACGTCCAGCCACGTTGTGCCGCCGCCGGCGCTGATCAATTTTTTGTTCTATAAGTATTTGAAGCTTGAAAGCAGCGTCAACAAGCTTCTCAAATTTCCTTTTGGTTTGTCGGTGTTCGCCAACGCCTATCGCTGCGCTTTGACCCTGCTGGCGGAAGATTGGCCGGTCTTTTTAATTTTTTAA